aattacaacaatccagagacaaccttgctaaaattttcgaacaagaaaaggagatggtagccgaacctaacaacaataatgcaagaaggatgcttggtgattataccacacctacgtccaagtttgatggaagaagcatctcaattcctgccataggagcaaacaattttgagctgaaacctcaattagttgctctaatgcaacagaactgcaagtttcatggacttccatcagaagatccttaccagttcttaactgagttcttgcagatctgtgagactgttaagactaatggagtagatcctgaagtctacaagctcatgcttttcccttttgctgtaagagacagagctagaacatggttggactctcaacctaaagatagcctggattcctgggataagttggtcatggccttcttggctaagttctttcctcctcaaaagctgagcaagcttagagtggatgttcagacatttaaacaaaaagatggtgaatccctctatgaagcttgggaaagatacaaacagatgaccaaaagatgtccttctgacatgttttcagaataaaccatgatagatatattctattatggtctatctgagttctctaagatgtcactgaaccattttgcaggtggatccattcacctaaagaaaacgcctgcagaagctcaggaacttattgacatggttgcaaataaccaattcatgtacacttctgagaggaattccgtgaataatgggatgcctcagaggaagggagttctttaaattgatgctctgaatgccatattggctcagaacaaagtgttgactcagcaagtcaacataaTTTCtgaaacgccagaaacacgtcacgaaccatagttgaacgccaaaaacatgttacaacttggcgttcaactccaagataagcctcagctcgtgtaaagattaagctcagcccaagcacacaccaagtgggccccggaagtggatttatgcatcaattacttacttctgtaaaccctagtagctagtttagtataaatagaactttttacctttgtattagacatctcgtatttggattgtatttttcaatcttttgatcacgtttgggggctggccattcagccatgcctgaaccttcatcacttatgtattttcaacggtggagtttctacacaccatagattaagggtgtggagctctgctgtacctcgagttttaatgcaattactactattttctattcaattcgacttatccttattctaagatattcgttgcacttcaacatgatgaatgtgatgatccgtgacactcatcatcattctcacctatgaacgcgtgactgacaaccactttcgttctaccttagaccgggcgcatatctcttggattccttaatcagaatcttcgtggtataagctagaattgatggcgacattcatgggaatccggaaagtctaaccttgtctatggtattcccagtaggattccgggattgaatgactgtgacgagcttcaaactcgcgattgttgggcgtgatgacaaatgcaaaagaatcaagggattctattccaacatgatcgagaaccgacagatgattagccgtgctgtgacagagcatttagaccattttcacttTGAGGATGGAatgtagccattaacaacggtgatgccctacatacagcttgccatggaaaggaataagaaggattgaaggaaggcattaggaaagcagagatccaacagggacaagcatctccatacagttatctgaaatttccaccattgaattacatgagtaactctatctttattttctatttatttattattaatattcgaaaactctctcaccatttattatctgcctgactgagatttacaagatgaccatagcttgcttcataccaacaatctccgtgggatcgacccttactcacgtaaggtattacttggatgacccagtgcacttgctggttagttgtgcggagttgtgactaagtgtgattcacattgagagcgctaccaagtttttggcgccattgttgatgatcataatttcgtgcaccaagtttttggcgccgttgtcggggattgttcgagtatggacaactgacggttcatcttgttgctcaaattaggtaattttcttttttattttcttttcaaaaagttttcaaaaatatttttcaaaatttatcacttgttttaaaaaattttcagagttttcaagaatgaatcctagagtttcatataacatgttttagcttggctggctattaagccatggcTAATTCACAGGATTTTGATTGAGGACTTTGAATTCAttactttctttttcctatatgtttttcgaaaaatataaaagaaaatccaaaaaaaatcataaaatcataaaaccaaaaatTTGTGTGCTCAGGTGAGAGAGTTAAGCATAGAGTGCGCTCGAGTTGGCGGAGTGGAGATTCCGAACAACAAGAGAATCGAGTTCTCGCTACAGTACATCCATGGAATTGGAAGGAGCAAAGCTCACAAGATTCTCTGCGATATAAGCATGGACAACAAGGTCACTAAGGATCTCAGCGAAGAGGATCTCATCACTCTTAGAGATGAAGTCTCCAAATACGTCATTGAAGGCAATTTGGTTAGTTTCCTTTCGCTTAGACCATTCAATTAATTAAGAAGAAAGTTTACTTTATTGATGTGTTTATTGATTTTCTCAGAGGAGGTTTAATGCGCTGAATATAAGGAGATTGAAGGAGATTCAATGTTACAGAGGATATGTAGATAGATACGTTTGCTGAAGAAGGTAAACGAAATCTCAGTGCTATGCGATGCCGAAGTCGCACTCATCATCTTCTCTGCCAAAGGCAAGCTCTTCGAATATTCCAGCAATCCCTGGTTTGTACCTCTTCATTCTCCCTCTCTCTGATCCAATATCACCTTTACTTAATTTCACTGCTCATAACTATACATAATATGGATCTTGATTAATAAgtgaaattttaatttctgtGTGGATATTACTTAATTAAGAACACCACCGATTATGTGTTTTCATCTGTTTCACATTAAAAGTACCGTCCACATGCAGTAGTAGGAGTATATATGCTTTTACATTTCCTATTTCTTCTTATATATATGCTTTCTCTATGTAACAAACTCTGCTTTATgcttaattaaatttgattagcTTTCATATTCCTAATTAAGATAGTATTTTGTTGAACCAGATTGGGGCTGGGTGCTTATTAGAGAAGCTAATAAGGCTAATAATTTGAATTTCCTCATATAGAAGCTGAAGCTTGCTGGACTTCTTTATGAATAAGGATGGATCATATCATTGAGTATTTATTGAGAAAGAACAACAAGAATATGAAGGTAgaagagaaaa
This sequence is a window from Arachis stenosperma cultivar V10309 chromosome 10, arast.V10309.gnm1.PFL2, whole genome shotgun sequence. Protein-coding genes within it:
- the LOC130957217 gene encoding 30S ribosomal protein S13, chloroplastic-like, with the protein product MAQTLAMPKAPSLALISNPIPLSRAIYFPVINPPKNKVRELSIECARVGGVEIPNNKRIEFSLQYIHGIGRSKAHKILCDISMDNKVTKDLSEEDLITLRDEVSKYVIEGNLRRFNALNIRRLKEIQCYRGYVDRYVC